In Anaerobacillus isosaccharinicus, one genomic interval encodes:
- a CDS encoding heavy metal translocating P-type ATPase → MSRKIQGYTILAAIGLIALSFLFRKIEMMHVADSFMVISAFVAGYRIFIKALKGLRFKIIGIELLVTIAVIGAIIIGEYWEAAAVTFLFMLGSYLEVRTLEKTRSSLEKLMEYHPSQATILENGNHLIIAAEDVKKGDIVIVKPGEKIPVDGVIIKGSATINQSMITGESIPIFKQEKDNVFSGTINESGFMHVEAINVGEDTTLSKIIEMVEDAQESKAKTQKFLEKFAKYYTPLIIILAILLWVVTNDIRIALTLLVISCPGALVISVPISIVAGIGHGARNGVLIKGGEYIEKLAKIDVVAFDKTGTLTKGTPKVINVKPYGVTSKELLMKLASAECASEHPLGKAIVERAKEEGIEMFESPDHFEVVLGKGIIASLGNETLFIGNRLFIKEKFGELSDRFIEELSLEENLGRTVVIAATKTKIMGIISIADEIREDAYTLVKSLKASGIKKVIMITGDNLATAKAVGDKLGLDEVYAEKLPSDKVNVVKSLQKNGHKVAMVGDGINDAPALAIADTSIAMGVAGTDVAMDTADVILMNDKLSQMEYLFKISRFTVKNLKQNIFFSISVVVLLILGVIGNVIFMTSGMLIHELSVLLVILNALRIVVFKDKKNKSKSDFALEKKGVLSNEM, encoded by the coding sequence ATGTCTAGAAAAATACAGGGCTACACAATACTTGCTGCTATAGGATTAATTGCACTATCATTTCTTTTTCGAAAAATTGAAATGATGCATGTAGCTGATTCATTTATGGTCATTTCGGCATTTGTAGCAGGATATCGAATTTTTATAAAGGCATTGAAAGGGTTGCGGTTTAAAATCATTGGAATTGAACTTCTTGTAACGATTGCGGTTATCGGTGCGATAATTATCGGAGAATATTGGGAAGCGGCAGCAGTCACATTCCTATTTATGCTCGGATCATATTTAGAAGTACGAACATTAGAAAAAACTCGTTCATCTCTTGAAAAACTAATGGAGTATCATCCATCTCAGGCAACCATCTTAGAAAATGGAAATCATCTAATCATCGCTGCAGAAGATGTAAAGAAAGGCGATATCGTCATAGTGAAACCAGGTGAAAAAATTCCCGTCGATGGGGTCATTATTAAAGGTAGCGCCACCATTAATCAATCAATGATAACTGGAGAGTCAATTCCGATATTTAAGCAAGAAAAAGATAATGTATTTAGTGGAACGATTAATGAGTCAGGGTTTATGCACGTTGAAGCAATCAATGTCGGGGAAGATACGACGCTATCTAAAATTATCGAAATGGTTGAAGATGCTCAAGAATCAAAGGCGAAAACACAAAAATTTCTTGAAAAGTTTGCGAAATATTATACCCCTTTAATTATAATTTTGGCCATTCTTTTGTGGGTAGTAACAAATGATATACGGATAGCACTTACTTTGCTTGTCATATCCTGTCCAGGTGCTCTTGTTATATCTGTACCAATTTCAATTGTTGCAGGCATAGGGCATGGAGCTAGAAATGGAGTGCTGATTAAAGGTGGAGAATATATTGAAAAATTAGCAAAAATCGATGTGGTCGCCTTTGACAAAACAGGAACGCTAACAAAGGGTACCCCAAAAGTAATCAATGTTAAACCATATGGTGTAACTAGTAAAGAATTACTAATGAAATTAGCAAGTGCCGAGTGTGCTTCTGAACATCCATTAGGAAAAGCAATTGTGGAAAGAGCGAAGGAAGAAGGAATTGAAATGTTTGAATCCCCCGACCATTTCGAAGTAGTGCTTGGTAAGGGGATTATTGCATCATTAGGTAATGAAACATTATTTATTGGAAATCGTTTATTCATTAAAGAGAAGTTTGGTGAACTGTCAGATCGCTTTATAGAAGAGCTATCATTAGAAGAAAACTTAGGCAGGACTGTTGTCATTGCAGCAACAAAAACAAAGATAATGGGCATAATTTCTATTGCAGATGAAATCAGAGAAGATGCTTATACGTTAGTCAAATCGTTAAAAGCGTCAGGAATAAAAAAGGTAATTATGATAACAGGAGATAATTTAGCTACTGCAAAAGCAGTAGGAGATAAATTAGGTTTAGATGAAGTATATGCAGAAAAACTTCCTTCAGATAAAGTTAATGTAGTAAAAAGTCTACAAAAAAATGGTCATAAGGTAGCAATGGTTGGCGACGGGATCAATGATGCACCAGCATTAGCGATTGCTGATACTAGTATTGCTATGGGTGTGGCAGGGACAGACGTCGCAATGGATACTGCGGATGTTATATTAATGAATGATAAACTATCACAAATGGAGTACCTTTTCAAGATTAGCCGTTTTACTGTGAAAAATTTAAAACAAAATATTTTCTTTTCTATTTCAGTTGTTGTGCTACTTATTTTAGGGGTTATCGGAAACGTAATTTTTATGACAAGTGGGATGTTAATTCACGAATTAAGTGTTTTACTAGTCATTCTTAACGCATTAAGGATTGTTGTTTTTAAAGATAAAAAGAATAAGTCGAAGTCTGACTTTGCTCTAGAGAAGAAAGGAGTTTTAAGTAATGAAATGTAA
- a CDS encoding heavy-metal-associated domain-containing protein, which translates to MKKVVFKMEPFSCPSCADIIEKVLLKQTGIEEVLIQFFSNKIKIIFNEDQITILQIEEVLEKLGYSAVGRKVG; encoded by the coding sequence ATGAAAAAAGTAGTATTCAAAATGGAACCATTTAGTTGTCCATCTTGTGCAGATATTATTGAAAAGGTCTTATTAAAACAAACAGGGATTGAAGAGGTTTTGATCCAATTTTTCAGTAATAAAATAAAAATTATCTTTAATGAGGATCAAATTACTATTTTGCAAATAGAAGAGGTGTTGGAAAAATTAGGTTACTCTGCAGTAGGGAGAAAAGTGGGTTAG